One Mastacembelus armatus chromosome 10, fMasArm1.2, whole genome shotgun sequence DNA window includes the following coding sequences:
- the LOC113144726 gene encoding uncharacterized protein LOC113144726: MIVLWVTLLFLQQGHTLVPVITVELHEPVTFTCVLADEDFIRNGLQWYKQSVGDNLKLILTLRNSQRTSDYSVVQSTVSDPVHPGDSVTLQCSVLSDSESDTCPRNHSVYWFRAGSDESHPNIIYTDGNNECEKRSDTVKSCVYHFSVDISSSDAGTYYCAVATCGQILFGNGTKLDIDGTSLWSQSANAIMLSLIVITFLICAIKKNKCDSDNAAVDRQTTSGGLKCQQRYEDAWDYSAVIFTVMKTDNGAKKAAKSAEREKIYAAVKAFRLD, encoded by the exons ATGATTGTGTTATGGGTTACATTGCTTTTCCTCCAACAAGGAC ACACGCTGGTTCCAGTTATCACAGTTGAACTTCATGAACCTGTAACATTCACATGTGTTTTGGCTGATGAGGACTTCATCCGTAATGGACTCCAGTGGTACAAGCAGAGTGTTGGAGATAACCTGAAATTAATTTTGACACTAC GAAACTCTCAGAGGACGTCAGACTATTCAGTTGTTCAGTCGACAGTATCTGATCCAGTCCATCCAGGAGACTcagtgactctgcagtgttcagtcctctctgactctgagagcgACACGTGTCCAAGAAATCACAGTGTGTACTGGTTCAGAGCTGGATCAGATGAATCTCATCCAAACATCATCTACACTgatggaaataatgaatgtgagaaGAGATCTGACACTGTGAAGAGCTGTGTTTATCACTTCTCTGTGGACATCAGCTCCTCTGATGCTGGGActtattactgtgctgtggccacatgtggacagataTTATTTGGAAATGGAACAAAACTGGACATTGATG GAACCAGCCTGTGGTCACAGTCAGCCAATGCCATCATGTTAAGCCTCATTGTTATAACCTTCCTCATCTGTGCCatcaagaaaaacaagtgtgactCTGACAATG CTGCTGTCGACCGACAGACAACCAGTGGTGGTCTGAAATGTCAACAG AGGTATGAGGACGCATGGGATTATTCTGCTGTCATCTTTACTGTGATGAAAACTGACAATGGTGCAAAAAAGGCTGCAAaaagtgcagagagagagaagatctATGCTGCTGTGAAGGCTTTTCGATTGGATTAG
- the LOC113144087 gene encoding uncharacterized protein LOC113144087 — translation MIVLWVTLLLLQQGHTLVPVITVGLHEPVTFTCFLPDEDFIRNGLQWYKQSVGDNLKLILTLQTNTNPTYEPEFSESRFKVKHDQNIISLTIVRTIQEDEGMYHCAVRVWNKFTSSGTYLSLKGNSQRTSNYSVVQSTVSDPVRPGDSVTLQCSVLSDSESDTCPRDHSVYWFRAGSDESHPNIIYTDGNNECEKRSDTVKSCVYHFSNISSSDAGIYYCAVATCGQILFGNGTKLDIDGTSLWSLSANAIMLSLIVITFLICAIKKNKCDSCNAAVDRQTTSGGLKCQQRYEDAWDYSAVIFTVMKTDNGAKKAAKSAEREKIYAAVKAFRLD, via the exons ATGATTGTGTTATGGGTTACACTGCTTCTCCTCCAACAAGGAC ACACGCTGGTTCCAGTGATCACAGTTGGACTTCATGAACCTGTGACATTCACATGTTTTTTGCCTGATGAGGACTTTATTCGAAATGGACTCCAGTGGTACAAGCAGAGTGTTGGAGATAACCTGAAATTAATTTTGACACTGCAGACAAATACAAACCCAACATATGAACCAGAGTTTTCTGAGTCAAGattcaaagtaaaacatgacCAGAATATCATCAGTCTGACCATTGTGAGGACGATTCAGGAAGATGAGGGAATGTATCACTGTGCAGTCAGAGTCTGGAACAAGTTTACTTCGAGTGGGACATATTTGTCATTAAAAG GAAACTCTCAGAGGACGTCAAACTATTCAGTTGTTCAGTCGACAGTATCTGATCCAGTCCGTCCAGGAGACTcagtgactctgcagtgttcagtcctctctgactctgagagcgACACGTGTCCAAGAGATCACAGTGTGTACTGGTTCAGAGCTGGATCAGATGAATCTCATCCAAACATCATCTACACTgatggaaataatgaatgtgagaagagatctgacactgtgaagagctgtgtttatcacttctctaacatcagctcctctgatgctgggatttattactgtgctgtggccacatgtggacagataTTATTTGGAAATGGAACAAAACTGGACATTGACG GAACCAGCCTGTGGTCACTGTCAGCCAATGCCATCATGTTAAGCCTCATTGTTATAACCTTCCTCATCTGTGCCatcaagaaaaacaagtgtgatTCTTGCAATG CTGCTGTCGACCGACAGACAACCAGTGGTGGTCTGAAATGTCAACAG AGGTATGAGGACGCGTGGGATTATTCTGCTGTCATCTTTACTGTGATGAAAACTGACAATGGTGCAAAAAAGGCTGCAAaaagtgcagagagagagaagatctATGCTGCTGTGAAGGCTTTTCGATTGGAttag
- the LOC113144729 gene encoding uncharacterized protein LOC113144729 — protein sequence MIVLWVTLLLLQQGHTLVPVITVQLHEPVTFTCFLPDKDFIRNGLQWYKQSVGDNLKLILTLRTNINPTYEPEFSESRFKVKHNQNISNLIILRTSQEDEGMYHCAVRVWNTFTWSGTYLSLKGNTQRTSDYSVVQSTVSDPVHPGDSVTLQCSVLSDSESDTCPRDHSVYWFRAGSDESHPNIIYTNGNNECEKRSDTVKSCVYHFSKNISSSDAGTYYCAVATCGQILFGNGTKLDIDGTSLWSLSANAIIKTSVTLTMVI from the exons ATGATTGTGTTATGGGTTACACTGCTTCTCCTCCAACAAGGAC acaCGCTGGTTCCAGTTATCACAGTTCAACTTCATGAACCTGtgacatttacatgttttttgcCTGATAAGGACTTCATCCGTAATGGACTCCAGTGGTACAAGCAGAGTGTTGGAGATAACCTGAAATTAATTTTGACACTGCGAACAAATATAAACCCAACATATGAACCAGAGTTTTCTGAGTCAAGattcaaagtaaaacataacCAGAATATCAGCAATCTGATCATATTGAGGACGAGTCAGGAAGATGAGGGAATGTATCACTGTGCAGTCAGAGTCTGGAACACGTTTACGTGGAGTGGGACATATTTGTCATTAAA aggaaacactcaGAGGACGTCAGACTATTCAGTTGTTCAGTCGACAGTATCTGATCCAGTCCATCCAGGAGACTcagtgactctgcagtgttcagtcctctctgactctgagagcgACACATGTCCAAGAGATCACAGTGTGTACTGGTTCAGAGCTGGATCAGATGAATCTCATCCAAACATCATCTACACTaatggaaataatgaatgtgagaagagatctgacactgtgaagagctgtgtttatcacttctctaagaacatcagctcctctgatgctgggacttattactgtgctgtggccacatgtggacagataTTATTTGGAAATGGAACAAAACTGGACATTGACG GAACCAGCCTGTGGTCACTGTCAGCCAATGCCATCAT aaaaacaagtgtgactCTGACAATGGTAATTTAA
- the LOC113144727 gene encoding uncharacterized protein LOC113144727 has protein sequence MILFLFFSDTLVPVITVGLHEPVTFTCFLADENDVVLNGFQWYKQSVGDNLNLIVALWTNTNPTYEPEFSGSRFKVKHDKNIISLTIVRTIQEDEGMYHCAVRNWNTFTWSGTYLSLKGNTQRTSNYSVVQSTVSDPVRPGDSVTLQCSVLSDSESDMCPRNHSVYWFRAGSDESHPNIIYTDGNNECEKRSDTVKSCVYHFSKNISSSDAGTYYCAVATCGQILFGNGTKLDIDGTSLWSQSANAIMLSLIVITFLICAIKKNKCDSDNAAVDRQTTSGGLKCQQRYEDAWDYSAVIFTVMKTDNGAKRLQKVQRERRSMLL, from the exons atgattttgtttttatttttctcagacaCGCTGGTTCCAGTGATCACAGTTGGACTTCATGAACCTGTGACATTCACATGTTTTTTGGCTGATGAGAACGACGTTGTCCTTAATGGATTCCAGTGGTACAAACAGAGTGTTGGAGATAACCTGAATTTAATTGTGGCACTGTGGACAAATACAAACCCAACATATGAACCAGAGTTTTCTGGATCAAGattcaaagtaaaacatgacAAGAATATCATCAGTCTGACCATTGTGAGGACGATTCAGGAAGATGAGGGAATGTATCACTGTGCAGTCAGGAACTGGAACACGTTTACTTGGAGTGGGACATATTTGTCATTAAAAG gaaacactcaGAGGACGTCAAACTATTCAGTTGTTCAGTCGACAGTATCTGATCCAGTCCGTCCAGGAGACTcagtgactctgcagtgttcagtgctctctgactctgagagcgACATGTGTCCAAGAAATCACAGTGTGTACTGGTTCAGAGCTGGATCAGATGAATCTCATCCAAATATCATCTACACTgatggaaataatgaatgtgagaagagatctgacactgtgaagagctgtgtttatcacttctctaagaacatcagctcctctgatgctgggacttattactgtgctgtggccacatgtggacagataTTATTTGGAAATGGAACAAAACTGGACATTGACG GAACCAGCCTGTGGTCACAGTCAGCCAATGCCATCATGTTAAGCCTCATTGTTATAACCTTCCTCATCTGTGCCatcaagaaaaacaagtgtgactCTGACAATG CTGCTGTCGACCGACAGACAACCAGTGGTGGTCTGAAATGTCAACAG AGGTATGAGGACGCATGGGATTATTCTGCTGTCATCTTTACTGTGATGAAAACTGACAATGGTGCAAAAAGGCTGCAAaaagtgcagagagagagaagatctATGCTGCTGTGA
- the LOC113144728 gene encoding uncharacterized protein LOC113144728 has protein sequence MILFLFFSDTLVPVITVRLHEPVTFTCFLPDKDFIRNGLQWYKQSVGDNLKLILTLQTNINPTYEPEFSESRFKVNHNQNIINLTIVRTIQEDEGMYHCAVRNWNKFISSATYLSLKGNTQRTSNYSVVQSTVSDPVRPGDSVTLQCSVLSDSESDTCPRDHSVYWFRAGSDESHPNIIYTDGNNECEKRSDTVKSCVYHFSNISSSDAGTYYCAVATCGQILFGDGTKLDIEQTASSEFIALVISVICLAVSVTGNIVFICSRNSRSAREQFKAAVDRQTTSGGLKCQQRYEDTWDYSAVIFTVMKTDNGAKKAAKSAEREKIYAAVKAFRLD, from the exons atgattttgtttttattcttctcagACACGCTGGTTCCAGTGATCACAGTTCGACTTCATGAACCTGTGACATTCACATGTTTTTTGCCTGATAAGGACTTCATCCGTAATGGACTCCAGTGGTACAAGCAGAGTGTTGGAGATAACCTGAAATTAATTTTGACACTGCAGACAAATATAAACCCAACATATGAACCAGAGTTTTCTGAGTCAAGATTCAAAGTAAATCACAACCAGAATATCATCAATCTGACCATTGTGAGGACGATTCAGGAAGATGAGGGAATGTATCACTGTGCAGTCAGAAACTGGAACAAGTTTATTTCGAGTGCAACTTATTTGTCATTAAAAG gaaacactcaGAGGACGTCAAACTATTCAGTTGTTCAGTCGACAGTATCTGATCCAGTCCGTCCAGGAGACTcagtgactctgcagtgttcagtcctctctgactctgagagcgACACGTGTCCAAGAGATCACAGTGTGTACTGGTTCAGAGCTGGATCAGATGAATCTCATCCAAACATCATCTACACTgatggaaataatgaatgtgagaagagatctgacactgtgaagagctgtgtttatcacttctctaacatcagctcctctgatgctgggacttattactgtgctgtggccacatgtggacagataTTATTTGGAGATGGAACAAAACTGGACATTG AGCAAACAGCAAGTTCTGAATTTATTGCACTGGTGATATCAGTGATCTGTTTGGCCGTCTCTGTGACtggaaatattgttttcatctgttcccGAAATTCAAGATCAGCACGTGAACAATTTAAAG CTGCTGTCGACCGACAGACAACCAGTGGTGGTCTGAAATGTCAACAG AGGTATGAGGACACATGGGATTATTCTGCTGTCATCTTTACTGTGATGAAAACTGACAATGGTGCAAAAAAGGCTGCAAaaagtgcagagagagagaagatctATGCTGCTGTGAAGGCTTTTCGATTGGAttag